Proteins encoded in a region of the Stieleria neptunia genome:
- a CDS encoding serine hydrolase: MNPADSVVAGSISKSFTALAVMQLVEAGTVDLDTELSQYLDGFSGRRTSPTKPTESIWTSARLTASSSFDPA, from the coding sequence GTGAATCCGGCAGACTCTGTCGTGGCCGGCTCGATCTCCAAGAGCTTCACGGCGCTGGCCGTCATGCAACTGGTTGAGGCAGGCACGGTCGACCTAGACACCGAGCTCTCGCAATATCTTGACGGTTTTTCGGGCCGGCGAACTTCACCGACAAAACCTACCGAGAGCATTTGGACTTCCGCTCGCTTAACGGCATCTTCGTCTTTCGACCCAGCGTAA
- a CDS encoding ECF-type sigma factor, translating to MNDITQKLEPDEASQQLSTTDLLPLVYDELKKLAAARLALEGPGHSLQTTALVHEAYTRLVGSHRSPRWDGRGHFFAAAAEAMRRILVDHARNARRQKRGGTAKSVPLELIDLHWQPEYGDILDLHEALDGLAEVSPPAAELVKLRCFAGQTYAEAALLMDISPRTAKRYWAFARAWLYRAIATPETRLESD from the coding sequence ATGAACGACATCACGCAAAAATTGGAGCCGGACGAAGCTTCACAGCAGCTTTCGACAACGGATCTGCTCCCTCTGGTTTACGACGAGCTGAAGAAGTTGGCTGCGGCCCGTTTGGCTCTGGAAGGCCCCGGACATAGCCTTCAAACGACGGCTCTTGTTCATGAGGCTTATACGCGTCTTGTCGGATCGCACCGGAGCCCACGATGGGACGGTCGCGGCCACTTCTTTGCGGCCGCGGCGGAGGCGATGAGGCGGATTCTTGTCGATCATGCGCGTAACGCACGTCGCCAGAAACGTGGCGGTACCGCAAAATCCGTTCCGCTGGAATTGATCGATCTGCACTGGCAGCCAGAGTACGGCGATATCCTGGATTTACATGAGGCGTTGGACGGTCTGGCGGAAGTCTCCCCGCCGGCGGCCGAATTGGTCAAGTTGCGATGTTTCGCTGGCCAAACGTACGCGGAGGCCGCGTTATTGATGGACATCTCCCCCCGAACCGCGAAACGATACTGGGCATTTGCACGCGCATGGCTGTATCGCGCGATCGCTACGCCGGAAACGCGACTCGAATCGGACTGA